From Paenibacillus graminis, a single genomic window includes:
- a CDS encoding carbohydrate-binding protein: MISAVKKSLCTLLAGVTVLSVMMVPAPPKVSAASDVTVNLSAEKQVIRGFGGINLPAWIGDLTAAQRETAFGNGPNQLGFSVLRIYVDDNKNNWYKELDTAKAAIAKGAIVFASPWNPPSDMTETFNHDGDTSAKRLRYDKYAAYAQHLNDFVTYMKNNGVDLYAISVQNEPDYAHTWTWWTPAEMLNFMKNNAGSINCRVIAPESFSYLKNMSDPILNDSQALANMDILGTHTYGTSFNNFPYPLFKQKGAGKELWMTEVYYPNSDNNSANRWPEALEVAYHMHNAMAEADFQAYVWWYIRRQYGPMNEDGTISKRGDSMAQFSKFIRPGYVRVDATKNPNTNVYTSAYKGDNKVVIVAINKGTSAVSQNFVLQNGTASSVSSWITDATRKVAAGASINAASGSFTAQLPAQSVTTFVAALGSGGGNDTGTAYEAETGATLTNAVIETTYSGYNGSGYVNFNGVTDAAIQWNSVYCAVAGTKNVKFRYALDTGTRNLDVYVNGSKVISNTAFAATGSWSTWGEQTIQVPMNTGANTVKVVTTGTEGPNVDSIHVSAQ, from the coding sequence ATGATTTCAGCGGTAAAAAAATCACTGTGTACATTATTGGCAGGCGTAACCGTGCTGTCGGTAATGATGGTACCCGCACCTCCTAAGGTTTCGGCAGCAAGCGATGTGACCGTTAATTTGTCAGCAGAAAAACAAGTAATCCGCGGGTTTGGAGGCATCAACCTCCCGGCTTGGATTGGAGATTTGACCGCAGCGCAAAGAGAAACTGCTTTTGGCAATGGACCGAACCAGTTAGGGTTTTCTGTTCTGCGAATCTATGTGGACGACAATAAGAATAACTGGTATAAGGAATTAGATACTGCCAAGGCAGCCATTGCCAAGGGAGCCATTGTCTTTGCTTCGCCCTGGAATCCCCCAAGCGATATGACAGAGACCTTTAACCACGACGGCGATACTTCGGCCAAACGCCTCAGATACGACAAGTACGCTGCATATGCCCAGCATCTGAACGATTTCGTTACGTATATGAAGAATAACGGTGTGGATCTTTATGCGATTTCAGTTCAAAATGAACCGGATTATGCACATACCTGGACCTGGTGGACTCCAGCGGAAATGCTTAATTTTATGAAAAATAATGCGGGGTCTATTAACTGCAGGGTCATCGCACCAGAGTCGTTCTCTTACTTGAAGAATATGTCGGACCCTATCCTGAATGATTCACAGGCCCTTGCCAATATGGATATTCTGGGCACGCACACTTATGGCACTTCGTTCAACAACTTTCCTTATCCGCTGTTCAAACAAAAAGGGGCAGGGAAAGAGCTCTGGATGACAGAAGTGTACTATCCCAACAGTGACAATAACTCTGCTAACCGCTGGCCGGAGGCCCTGGAAGTTGCTTATCATATGCACAATGCTATGGCAGAGGCGGATTTTCAGGCCTATGTGTGGTGGTACATCCGCAGACAATACGGTCCGATGAATGAGGATGGCACCATCAGCAAGCGAGGGGACAGTATGGCTCAGTTCTCCAAGTTCATCCGTCCTGGATATGTAAGAGTTGACGCTACTAAGAATCCCAACACAAACGTCTACACCTCGGCATATAAGGGCGACAATAAGGTTGTCATTGTTGCTATTAACAAAGGCACTTCAGCCGTCAGCCAAAACTTTGTCCTGCAGAATGGCACTGCATCGAGCGTATCCTCATGGATCACGGATGCCACCAGAAAGGTTGCAGCCGGAGCGTCCATCAATGCCGCTAGCGGTTCCTTCACAGCCCAGCTTCCCGCTCAAAGCGTGACAACCTTTGTAGCTGCACTTGGAAGCGGCGGAGGCAACGACACCGGTACTGCTTATGAAGCTGAAACCGGGGCAACCTTGACCAATGCCGTAATAGAAACCACCTATTCGGGTTATAACGGCAGCGGGTACGTCAACTTCAATGGCGTCACCGATGCCGCCATTCAGTGGAACAGCGTCTACTGTGCCGTTGCAGGGACCAAAAATGTGAAATTCCGCTATGCCCTGGACACAGGTACAAGAAACCTGGATGTGTATGTGAACGGAAGCAAGGTCATCAGCAATACCGCCTTTGCAGCAACCGGCAGTTGGTCAACCTGGGGAGAACAAACAATTCAGGTTCCCATGAATACCGGAGCCAATACAGTCAAAGTGGTGACTACCGGTACGGAAGGACCGAATGTGGACAGTATTCATGTGTCGGCCCAGTAG
- a CDS encoding AraC family transcriptional regulator — MKQDTGYIFTPIKEELICFHKTTDTELINPFLPYHRHDAYEIYLFLRGNAYMYLEQSCYKLAPGDLIIISPSEMHRCICIDNQMYERIGLNIKKSALERLSSHRSNLLSCFESHPFGQNNLTRLTRDQIVFYCELAEKLISCLSSEAYGQDLLAESYATQLLVFINTLYQSSTYKSNNLMPELVSNTMTYIKEHLAEPISSEQLEQEFHYSGKYISQQFREHTGLTIRSYIVDKRISLAMSHLSAGKTVAEACELSGFSDYANFIRSFKKIAGMPPGKYKATVSAGIRRNIYCVKHLYVQKNASLPE; from the coding sequence ATGAAACAGGATACCGGCTATATTTTCACACCCATTAAGGAGGAACTGATTTGCTTCCATAAAACAACAGATACGGAGCTTATCAATCCGTTCTTGCCTTATCACCGCCACGATGCTTACGAAATTTATTTGTTTCTAAGAGGCAATGCTTACATGTATCTTGAGCAGTCCTGCTATAAATTGGCCCCTGGCGATTTAATCATCATCAGTCCCAGCGAAATGCACCGGTGTATCTGTATCGACAATCAAATGTATGAACGAATAGGGCTGAATATCAAGAAATCAGCCTTGGAGAGGCTGTCAAGTCATCGCTCTAATCTATTGTCCTGTTTCGAGTCCCATCCCTTCGGACAGAACAATCTGACCCGGCTCACCCGGGACCAAATTGTGTTTTATTGCGAGCTTGCAGAGAAATTGATCTCCTGCCTCAGCTCGGAGGCATATGGACAGGATCTTCTAGCGGAATCCTATGCAACCCAGCTGCTTGTGTTCATCAACACCCTGTATCAGTCTTCCACATACAAATCGAACAATCTCATGCCGGAGCTGGTCAGCAATACCATGACCTATATCAAGGAGCACCTGGCCGAACCTATATCTTCTGAGCAGCTGGAGCAGGAGTTTCATTACAGCGGCAAATATATAAGCCAGCAATTCAGGGAGCATACCGGACTTACGATACGCTCCTATATTGTCGACAAGCGCATTTCACTGGCCATGAGCCATCTGTCCGCCGGAAAGACCGTCGCCGAAGCCTGTGAACTATCCGGGTTCAGCGACTATGCCAATTTCATAAGGAGCTTCAAAAAAATAGCCGGCATGCCCCCGGGAAAATATAAAGCCACTGTGTCAGCGGGAATTAGGAGGAACATTTATTGCGTGAAGCATCTATATGTTCAAAAAAACGCAAGCCTCCCGGAATAG
- a CDS encoding response regulator transcription factor has product MWKIAIIDDERQVLKGMKRAIPWDELGAEWVGEAMNGEDGLEVIRHTQPDIVITDLYMPVMSGLDMMEQLRKEGFQGKIIILSGYSDFEHARAALRFHVTDYVSKPISLPTLKSILSNVVQELEEEEEKRIRQWELESKMTLYEPFVEKEWVRSAAVGTLDHAYKDSARLPPSYLYWQESKHVTVGIELIRDERARCLSVSDWNLFRFAVSNIACEVARKLFPDMEYTELHSTRALLIIHPGPGHPEQLEDKLEELGIRLSDSIGGYLKLVTRIGVGGVKDTWTKLSDSTEEAFRAMDQRALRVASAHEVYMYRENSSSEPGNVALFPVKFSYKLAAAMKASQEAEAHQLVLDYITEMKKQEGLSQGYVQMLGSELWGIITYSLYESGLVLDDLFTNDQIAKEISSLIVPDQLAGWLMDKITRICSSRQWKGSSKHRQVVDFMTSYIHEHYAEELTLAELSNKVFISRNHLSIIFKNITGETFNNYLTRVRIEKARELLMERNMLVYEVAERVGYKNIPYFSTLFKKITGMNPTELIKN; this is encoded by the coding sequence ATGTGGAAAATCGCCATCATTGATGATGAGCGCCAAGTCCTGAAGGGGATGAAACGGGCGATTCCCTGGGATGAGCTGGGAGCTGAATGGGTTGGAGAAGCTATGAACGGAGAGGACGGACTGGAGGTAATCCGCCATACGCAGCCGGACATTGTGATCACTGATCTGTATATGCCCGTGATGAGCGGCCTGGATATGATGGAGCAGCTCAGGAAGGAAGGATTCCAAGGCAAAATCATTATTCTGAGCGGTTATTCGGATTTTGAACATGCGAGAGCAGCTCTAAGATTTCATGTGACCGACTATGTCTCGAAGCCGATCAGTCTGCCGACGCTAAAATCAATTCTAAGCAATGTCGTACAGGAGCTTGAGGAAGAAGAAGAAAAGCGGATCAGGCAGTGGGAGCTTGAGTCTAAGATGACGCTGTATGAACCTTTTGTTGAAAAGGAGTGGGTTCGCTCCGCCGCTGTCGGTACCCTGGACCATGCATACAAAGACAGCGCACGTCTTCCGCCGTCATACCTTTATTGGCAGGAAAGCAAGCACGTCACGGTTGGCATCGAACTGATCCGCGATGAACGGGCCAGATGTCTATCCGTCTCCGATTGGAACCTGTTCCGGTTTGCGGTCAGCAATATTGCATGTGAAGTCGCGCGCAAGCTGTTCCCGGATATGGAATACACAGAACTGCACAGTACCAGAGCGTTATTGATCATTCACCCGGGTCCAGGGCATCCCGAACAGTTAGAGGATAAGCTGGAGGAACTGGGGATTAGGCTGAGTGACAGTATCGGCGGTTATCTTAAGCTGGTGACACGGATAGGCGTCGGGGGAGTGAAGGATACATGGACTAAGCTCTCCGACTCCACGGAGGAAGCTTTCCGCGCCATGGATCAAAGGGCATTGCGGGTCGCTTCCGCACATGAAGTGTACATGTACCGGGAGAACAGCAGCAGCGAACCGGGAAATGTCGCCCTCTTTCCGGTCAAGTTCTCGTATAAGCTGGCGGCAGCGATGAAGGCCTCGCAGGAGGCCGAAGCCCATCAGCTCGTACTGGACTATATAACGGAAATGAAAAAGCAGGAGGGGCTTTCACAAGGATACGTCCAAATGCTTGGAAGCGAGCTGTGGGGAATTATAACCTACTCGCTATATGAATCCGGATTGGTACTGGATGACCTGTTCACCAATGACCAGATTGCCAAGGAGATCAGCAGCCTGATCGTACCGGATCAGCTGGCAGGGTGGCTGATGGACAAAATCACCAGGATCTGCAGCAGCAGGCAATGGAAAGGCAGCAGCAAGCATAGACAGGTTGTTGATTTCATGACCAGTTACATTCATGAGCACTATGCGGAAGAGCTGACACTCGCCGAGCTTTCGAATAAGGTATTCATTTCGCGGAACCATTTATCCATTATATTTAAGAATATCACGGGTGAGACCTTCAATAACTACCTGACCCGGGTTCGGATCGAGAAAGCGCGGGAGCTGCTCATGGAGCGGAATATGCTGGTCTATGAAGTGGCAGAACGGGTCGGTTATAAGAATATTCCCTACTTCAGCACACTGTTCAAAAAAATAACCGGTATGAATCCTACCGAGCTGATAAAGAACTAG
- a CDS encoding sensor histidine kinase yields MINPFKKYRIDRLFFHSFAIVLIAVIGVTAWTSYSNSSKALVQTTSHYQQQLLDELNNEITTRLVMIEQISLSSSRDSELTNFLLNRQDEFERYRSRGGVESALANLTYAIPLIQGIDLYMDNPIPSERQSYIQFRDLADLNKQVGAGCLEKSDFCWSREYNFPSVQGEVPVLSFSRKIISENDYLGVLVVHIKANEIRKLLTGNSDGSNRIMADSEGQQIMKIGDAMDQNDWSRWIDLKSNKSGYVHIPATDGSRDTLLVYSRMDNSIWTLIEFTSWKQITASSLKLAEWIGLIGIAAVLLVLLLTHFLSKQFTKPIKNLVTAMRVYSVGGDNVELPVDYENEFGYLFSGYRKQNERIEELYLSLERRYEQQRKAEIEALQANINPHFLYNMLDQLNWMAIEAGQDELSRILELMGRMFRIGLSNGNSFITIADELLHIECYLEIQQLRWGEGLEYRIEAASGLQELYIPKLTLQPFVENSIVHGFNKQRSGYVSIVMERLDDTLHIVIDDNGAGLKQPDHSSHKRHTGGYGIRNVRERITGYFGESYGITLSEREEGGTRVEIMLPLLPEPPAGKD; encoded by the coding sequence TTGATCAATCCTTTTAAAAAGTATAGAATTGACCGTCTGTTTTTTCATAGCTTTGCCATCGTTCTTATTGCGGTTATCGGTGTTACGGCATGGACAAGCTACAGCAATTCATCCAAGGCGCTCGTACAGACCACCTCCCATTACCAGCAGCAGCTGCTGGATGAGCTGAATAATGAAATTACGACCCGGCTGGTCATGATTGAGCAGATTTCATTGTCCAGCTCCCGCGACAGCGAGCTGACTAATTTCCTCCTGAACAGGCAGGATGAATTTGAGCGGTACCGCAGCCGCGGAGGTGTTGAAAGCGCACTCGCGAATTTGACCTATGCGATTCCGCTGATTCAAGGGATTGACCTGTATATGGATAACCCTATCCCGAGCGAACGGCAAAGCTATATCCAGTTCCGGGACCTTGCGGATCTTAACAAGCAGGTAGGGGCCGGATGCCTGGAGAAAAGCGATTTTTGCTGGTCCAGAGAGTATAATTTCCCCAGCGTGCAAGGTGAGGTTCCGGTGCTCAGCTTTTCCAGAAAGATAATAAGTGAGAATGACTATTTAGGTGTCCTTGTCGTCCACATCAAGGCCAACGAGATCCGGAAGCTGCTAACCGGCAATTCTGACGGATCTAACCGGATTATGGCGGACAGCGAAGGCCAGCAGATTATGAAAATAGGCGATGCCATGGACCAGAATGACTGGTCCCGGTGGATTGATCTCAAAAGCAATAAATCGGGTTATGTCCATATCCCGGCAACCGATGGCTCCCGCGATACGCTGCTCGTCTATTCAAGGATGGATAATTCCATCTGGACCCTGATCGAATTCACTTCCTGGAAGCAGATCACGGCAAGCAGCCTGAAGCTGGCGGAATGGATCGGCCTGATCGGTATCGCTGCAGTGCTGCTGGTATTGCTCCTGACCCATTTTTTAAGCAAACAGTTTACCAAGCCGATCAAAAATCTGGTAACTGCGATGCGCGTGTATTCCGTTGGAGGCGATAATGTGGAACTGCCGGTGGATTATGAGAATGAATTCGGCTATTTATTCTCCGGCTACCGCAAGCAGAACGAACGGATTGAAGAGCTGTATCTCTCGCTGGAGCGCCGTTATGAACAGCAGCGGAAAGCCGAAATTGAGGCGCTTCAGGCCAATATCAATCCGCATTTTCTATATAATATGCTGGATCAGCTTAACTGGATGGCGATTGAGGCCGGACAGGATGAGCTTAGCCGTATCTTGGAGCTGATGGGACGTATGTTCCGGATCGGCTTGTCCAACGGCAACAGCTTTATCACGATAGCAGATGAACTGCTGCATATAGAGTGTTATCTGGAAATCCAGCAGCTGCGCTGGGGGGAAGGGCTTGAATACAGGATTGAGGCAGCATCCGGACTTCAGGAGTTATATATTCCGAAGCTTACCCTGCAGCCGTTCGTGGAGAATTCCATCGTTCATGGGTTCAACAAGCAGCGCAGCGGCTATGTGTCTATCGTAATGGAGAGACTTGATGATACTCTGCACATTGTCATTGATGATAACGGCGCCGGACTGAAGCAGCCCGATCACAGCTCCCATAAACGCCATACAGGCGGCTACGGAATACGCAATGTGAGGGAAAGAATCACCGGGTATTTCGGAGAGAGTTATGGGATTACGCTTAGTGAACGTGAAGAGGGTGGAACAAGGGTGGAAATTATGCTGCCGCTGCTGCCAGAACCTCCTGCCGGGAAAGACTGA
- a CDS encoding carbohydrate ABC transporter permease: protein MTTLKWKPAFRHLFMILFSLIMVYPVLWWVGASLKHSTELGSPSIFPASPQWSNFTKGWTSVPGHTFTDFYLNTFGLEFAVIIATLLSCTLVAFGFARLDFPLKNFWFSILMLTLMMPGQVLIIPQYALFHQLGWVNTYLPFIVPHLLATGAGGSFFVFLLIQFIRGVPRELDESAKIDGCSWFGIFWRVVMPLAFPAIVTVTIFCFLWNWDDFLGHLLYINSVDKYTVGLALRMINDSQSAAEWGQLLAMSLVSILPATIVFMFLQKYFVEGIATTGIKG, encoded by the coding sequence ATGACAACACTAAAATGGAAGCCGGCATTCCGTCATCTGTTCATGATTCTCTTCAGCCTCATTATGGTTTATCCGGTTCTCTGGTGGGTCGGTGCTTCACTGAAGCACAGCACGGAGCTGGGCTCGCCGTCGATTTTCCCGGCCTCTCCGCAATGGAGCAACTTTACCAAAGGCTGGACTTCGGTTCCCGGACACACGTTTACGGATTTCTATCTCAATACCTTCGGACTAGAGTTCGCGGTAATCATCGCAACGCTGCTATCCTGTACTCTGGTTGCCTTCGGTTTTGCGAGATTGGATTTTCCGCTCAAGAACTTCTGGTTCTCCATCCTGATGCTGACCTTAATGATGCCTGGACAAGTGCTGATCATCCCTCAATATGCGCTGTTCCATCAACTGGGCTGGGTGAACACGTACTTGCCGTTCATTGTTCCGCATTTGCTTGCTACAGGGGCAGGCGGCAGCTTCTTCGTCTTCCTGCTGATTCAATTTATACGCGGCGTTCCGAGAGAGCTTGACGAATCGGCCAAAATTGACGGCTGCTCCTGGTTCGGTATCTTCTGGAGAGTCGTTATGCCGCTGGCCTTTCCGGCGATCGTTACCGTGACGATCTTCTGCTTCCTGTGGAATTGGGACGATTTCCTCGGTCATCTCCTGTACATCAACAGCGTGGACAAGTATACGGTCGGACTCGCGCTGCGTATGATCAATGACTCGCAATCTGCAGCAGAGTGGGGCCAGCTGCTTGCTATGTCACTGGTATCTATACTTCCGGCAACCATCGTCTTCATGTTCCTTCAGAAGTATTTCGTTGAAGGGATTGCCACAACAGGAATTAAAGGATAA
- a CDS encoding carbohydrate ABC transporter permease has translation MNRSTAAIAQSAAKTKKSSYFRSRWNAPLAGYLFISPWLIGFLALTAYPLFLSLYYSFTDYTLLQPMKWIGTRNYERIFTADPKFIQSAKVTFMYVLASVPLKLIAALFVAIILSRAVKGISFYRTAIYFPSLIGGSIGVSLLWRNIFGVDGIFNKLIGVFGIEGKGWITSPDTALSTLILLTVWQFGSTMVIFLAGLKQIPNDLYEASSVDGANKVTQFFKITLPMLSPILYFNLIMAVIGAFQMFTSAFVITNGGPMNSTYVYAMYLYERAFSRYELGYASALAWIMLIAIIAATVLISYTSKYWVFYETDTGGKKRK, from the coding sequence ATGAACCGTTCCACAGCCGCTATAGCCCAATCTGCTGCCAAGACGAAAAAAAGCTCATACTTCCGAAGCAGATGGAACGCTCCGCTTGCAGGCTATTTGTTTATTTCGCCTTGGCTGATCGGATTTCTAGCGCTTACGGCGTATCCATTATTCTTATCATTGTACTATTCCTTCACCGACTACACTTTGCTGCAGCCGATGAAGTGGATCGGGACCCGCAATTATGAGCGTATCTTTACAGCGGACCCCAAATTCATTCAATCCGCTAAGGTAACCTTCATGTACGTGCTGGCTTCCGTACCATTGAAGCTCATAGCCGCTCTCTTCGTTGCTATCATTCTCAGCAGGGCTGTAAAAGGAATAAGCTTCTACCGCACGGCGATTTATTTTCCATCCCTTATCGGAGGGAGTATCGGGGTATCGCTGCTCTGGCGCAACATTTTTGGGGTAGACGGGATCTTTAACAAACTGATTGGCGTCTTTGGCATTGAAGGGAAGGGCTGGATTACAAGTCCCGACACGGCGCTCAGCACGCTGATTCTGCTGACAGTCTGGCAATTCGGTTCCACCATGGTTATTTTTCTGGCGGGTCTGAAGCAGATTCCAAATGACCTGTACGAAGCATCCTCTGTGGATGGGGCCAATAAAGTCACTCAATTCTTCAAAATCACACTGCCGATGCTTTCACCGATCCTCTATTTCAACCTGATCATGGCCGTCATCGGCGCTTTCCAAATGTTCACTTCCGCCTTTGTGATCACAAACGGCGGGCCGATGAACTCCACTTATGTGTACGCAATGTACTTGTATGAACGGGCATTCAGCCGTTATGAGCTGGGTTATGCTTCGGCACTGGCCTGGATTATGCTGATCGCCATTATTGCTGCAACGGTTCTGATCTCTTACACCTCGAAGTATTGGGTATTCTATGAAACAGACACGGGAGGGAAAAAACGTAAATGA
- a CDS encoding alpha-glucuronidase family glycosyl hydrolase, which yields MSNSVLYHPGDGYLAWQQYRRNTAGVNVDQYAVYKHIVVDAQEGAVIRSAVDELAQGMEGITGTKVSISGDNESAPGIIIGIFGTGTGIDELFSAGVSSAVKAEGYAIQTDSLTGNIAIGAVTSAGILYGVFHLLRIMGTGGSVRQLSIVENPVNQLRMINQWDNMDGSVERGYAGKSIFYEDNRITGNLQRIQDYARLLASSGINAIAINNVNVHRVESRLLTEFLPDVAKLAAIFRAYAIKLFLSVNYASTMEIGGLPSADPLDSDVREWWRAAASEIYAAIPDFGGFLVKADSENRPGPFTYGRDHADGANMLAEALKPHGGIVIWRCFVYNCKQDWRDRTTDRARAAYDHFQPLDGRFMDNVILQVKNGPIDFQVREPVSPLLGAMPQTNQVIEFQIAQEYTGQQRHVCYLVPQWKEILNFDTHLQGEGTSVKRIVDGSVHGNAYSGFAAVSNIGNDTNWTGHLLAQANLFGYGRLAWNPQMSAEKIALEWIMLTFGTNELLVQTILDILMNSWEIYESYTAPLGVGFMVNPDHHYGPNVDGYEYSMWGTYHFADCYGIGVDRTTATGTGYTSQYARTNMERYESLESCPDELLLFFHHVPYTHVLHSGKTVIQHIYDTHFAGAERASQLAAAWELVKDQVGEQAYRQVADRLAEQAEHAKEWRDRINTYFLRKSGIADQWGRTIY from the coding sequence ATGAGTAATTCTGTGTTGTATCACCCTGGAGACGGATATCTGGCCTGGCAGCAGTACCGCCGGAATACGGCGGGGGTGAATGTTGATCAATATGCGGTGTACAAACATATTGTAGTTGATGCGCAGGAGGGTGCTGTTATTCGTTCTGCTGTGGACGAGTTGGCTCAAGGCATGGAGGGGATCACGGGCACCAAGGTGTCCATATCAGGTGATAACGAGAGTGCTCCCGGTATAATAATAGGAATCTTCGGAACCGGCACTGGGATAGATGAACTGTTCAGCGCCGGTGTAAGCAGTGCTGTCAAAGCGGAGGGTTATGCGATTCAAACCGACAGCCTTACCGGCAATATTGCCATCGGAGCAGTCACATCCGCAGGTATATTATATGGAGTATTTCACCTGCTGCGGATCATGGGAACAGGCGGCTCTGTACGGCAATTAAGTATTGTAGAGAATCCCGTCAATCAGCTGCGCATGATTAACCAGTGGGACAATATGGACGGGAGTGTGGAGCGGGGATACGCCGGGAAATCTATTTTTTATGAAGATAACCGGATAACAGGCAATCTTCAGCGTATCCAGGATTATGCCCGCCTGCTGGCCTCCAGCGGGATCAATGCCATCGCGATCAATAACGTGAATGTCCACCGGGTGGAGAGCCGGCTGTTAACGGAATTCCTGCCGGATGTAGCGAAGCTGGCCGCAATCTTCCGCGCCTATGCCATCAAGCTGTTCCTGAGCGTCAATTATGCCAGCACGATGGAGATCGGCGGCCTGCCATCGGCAGATCCGCTCGATTCAGATGTCCGGGAATGGTGGCGGGCCGCAGCGTCGGAAATATATGCAGCCATTCCTGATTTCGGAGGATTTCTGGTCAAGGCTGATTCGGAGAACCGGCCGGGACCGTTCACTTATGGACGAGATCACGCAGACGGCGCCAATATGCTGGCCGAAGCGCTGAAGCCGCATGGCGGCATCGTCATCTGGCGCTGCTTCGTGTATAACTGCAAGCAGGACTGGCGCGACCGGACCACGGACCGGGCGCGGGCAGCCTATGACCATTTCCAGCCGCTGGATGGACGCTTCATGGATAATGTCATCCTGCAGGTGAAGAATGGACCGATTGATTTTCAGGTGAGGGAGCCTGTCTCGCCGCTGCTTGGAGCCATGCCGCAGACGAATCAAGTCATTGAATTTCAGATTGCCCAGGAGTATACCGGACAGCAGCGCCATGTGTGTTATCTGGTTCCCCAGTGGAAGGAGATTCTAAACTTTGATACACATCTCCAAGGAGAAGGAACTTCGGTCAAACGCATTGTGGATGGAAGTGTTCACGGCAATGCCTACAGCGGTTTTGCCGCCGTCTCCAATATTGGAAATGACACCAACTGGACGGGACATCTGCTGGCCCAGGCGAATCTGTTCGGTTACGGCCGTCTGGCCTGGAATCCGCAGATGTCTGCCGAGAAAATTGCTCTGGAATGGATCATGCTCACCTTTGGCACCAATGAACTTCTTGTTCAGACCATACTGGACATCCTTATGAACTCCTGGGAGATTTATGAATCGTATACAGCTCCCCTGGGCGTCGGGTTTATGGTCAACCCTGACCATCACTACGGCCCTAATGTGGATGGATATGAATATTCAATGTGGGGGACTTATCATTTCGCTGACTGTTATGGTATTGGTGTGGACCGTACCACGGCAACCGGAACCGGGTATACCTCCCAATATGCCCGTACGAACATGGAACGGTACGAGTCGCTTGAGAGCTGTCCGGATGAGCTGCTGCTCTTTTTCCACCATGTCCCGTATACCCATGTGCTCCATTCCGGCAAAACCGTGATTCAGCACATTTATGATACACATTTTGCAGGTGCGGAGCGGGCAAGCCAGCTGGCAGCCGCCTGGGAGCTTGTGAAGGACCAGGTGGGTGAACAGGCATACCGGCAGGTTGCGGACCGTCTTGCGGAACAGGCTGAGCATGCCAAAGAGTGGCGGGACCGAATCAATACGTATTTTCTCCGGAAGAGCGGAATTGCTGATCAATGGGGAAGAACCATCTATTAA